One stretch of Xanthomonas sp. DAR 35659 DNA includes these proteins:
- a CDS encoding isoaspartyl peptidase/L-asparaginase family protein gives MREIPATTLVIHGGAGVERASSSAADLAEARAAMETALRTGQALLAQGKPATDAVAAAIAVLEDSPQFNAGKGAVFTHDGRNELDAAIMDGASGKAGAVAGVHRVKNPIRLARAVMDQSEHVMLVGDGAEVFARQHGVTLVDPSYFRTEKRWKQLQQALKEEAGKQAHADLETAKHFGTVGALALDLQGNLAAGTSTGGMTNKRYGRVGDSPIIGAGTYADSRCAVSGTGWGEYYIRAVAAYDICARVKYAGQSLAQAAETVIDQQIPKAGGDGGAIALAADGSVAFPFNTEGMYRGWIGADGVPHVAIFKDEALPLPGAP, from the coding sequence ATGCGCGAGATTCCCGCCACCACCCTGGTGATCCATGGCGGCGCCGGCGTCGAGCGCGCCAGCAGCAGCGCCGCCGACCTGGCCGAGGCGCGCGCGGCGATGGAAACCGCGCTGCGCACCGGACAGGCGCTGCTGGCGCAGGGCAAGCCGGCCACGGACGCGGTCGCCGCGGCGATCGCGGTGCTGGAGGATTCGCCGCAGTTCAACGCCGGCAAGGGCGCGGTGTTCACCCACGACGGCCGCAACGAACTGGACGCGGCGATCATGGACGGCGCCAGCGGCAAGGCCGGCGCGGTGGCTGGCGTGCACCGGGTGAAGAACCCGATCCGGCTGGCGCGCGCGGTGATGGACCAGTCCGAGCATGTGATGCTGGTCGGCGACGGCGCCGAGGTGTTCGCGCGCCAGCATGGCGTGACCCTGGTCGATCCGTCGTACTTCCGCACCGAGAAGCGCTGGAAGCAGCTGCAGCAGGCGCTGAAGGAAGAGGCCGGCAAGCAGGCGCATGCGGACCTGGAGACCGCCAAGCACTTCGGCACGGTTGGCGCGCTGGCGCTGGACCTGCAGGGCAACCTGGCGGCCGGCACCTCCACCGGCGGCATGACCAACAAACGCTACGGCCGCGTCGGCGACTCGCCGATCATCGGCGCCGGCACCTACGCCGACAGCCGCTGCGCGGTCTCCGGCACCGGCTGGGGCGAGTACTACATCCGCGCGGTGGCGGCCTACGACATCTGCGCGCGGGTCAAGTACGCCGGGCAGAGCCTGGCGCAGGCGGCCGAGACGGTGATCGACCAGCAGATCCCCAAGGCCGGCGGCGACGGCGGCGCGATCGCGCTGGCCGCCGACGGCAGCGTCGCCTTCCCGTTCAACACCGAAGGCATGTACCGCGGCTGGATCGGCGCCGACGGCGTGCCGCACGTGGCGATCTTCAAGGACGAGGCGCTGCCGCTGCCCGGGGCGCCGTAA
- the dcp gene encoding peptidyl-dipeptidase Dcp produces the protein MSRTVVLAAAISLALAACSGKESTPVPAAPAASQSPAHAAANPLLSASTLPFQAPPFDKIKDADYLPAFEEGMKQHLAEIRKIADNAEPATFANTIEAMERSGETLNRVQRIFFGLVQADTNDERQKIQETVAPKLAAHQDEISLDPKLFARIKTIYDQRDTLNLEPEQKRLVERDYEEFVRAGAQLSDADKATLRKLNVEETTLATQFHTKLVAATAAGAVVVDDKAKLDGLSEGDVASAAQDAAARKLDGKYLLALQNTTQQPVLASLKDRDLRTQVMAASQSRAEKGDANDTRQTIQRLAQLRAQKAKLLGFDSYAAYSLGDQMAKTPDAALKLLTDTVPAATAKARAEAAEMQKVIDAQKGGFKLASSDWDFYAEQVRKAKYDLDESQIKPYFELDNVLKNGVFYAATELYGITFKERTDIPTYNPDMKVYEVFDQDGTSMALFYTDYYKRDSKSGGAWMDVFVEQDGLTGAKPVVYNVCNFTKPAPGQPALLSFDDVTTMFHEFGHALHGMFSKVKYPSIAGTATSRDFVEFPSQFNEHWASDPKVFAHYAKHYQTGAPMPAELVEKIKKARTFNQGYATTEYLSAALLDLAWHTLPADAPLQDVDKFEADALKKFKVDVAEVPPRYRTTYFDHIWGGGYSAGYYAYFWAEVLDDDAFEWFKENGGLSRKNGDTFRAKILSRGNTVDLATLYRDFRGKDPSVEPLLENRGLKN, from the coding sequence ATGTCGCGTACTGTCGTTCTGGCCGCCGCCATCAGCTTGGCGCTGGCCGCCTGTTCCGGTAAGGAGTCCACCCCCGTGCCCGCCGCCCCCGCCGCCTCGCAGAGCCCCGCTCACGCCGCCGCCAACCCGCTGCTGAGCGCCAGCACGCTGCCGTTCCAGGCGCCGCCGTTCGACAAGATCAAGGACGCCGACTACCTGCCCGCGTTCGAAGAAGGCATGAAGCAGCACCTGGCCGAGATCCGCAAGATCGCCGACAACGCCGAGCCGGCCACCTTCGCCAACACCATCGAGGCGATGGAGCGCAGCGGCGAAACCCTGAACCGGGTCCAGCGCATCTTCTTCGGCCTGGTCCAGGCCGATACCAACGACGAGCGGCAGAAGATTCAGGAAACGGTGGCGCCGAAGCTGGCCGCGCACCAGGACGAGATCAGCCTGGATCCCAAGCTGTTCGCGCGGATCAAGACCATCTACGACCAGCGCGACACGCTGAACCTGGAGCCGGAGCAGAAGCGCCTGGTCGAGCGCGACTACGAAGAGTTCGTGCGCGCCGGCGCGCAGCTGTCCGACGCCGACAAGGCGACGCTGCGCAAGCTCAACGTCGAGGAAACCACGCTGGCCACCCAGTTCCACACCAAGCTGGTCGCGGCCACCGCCGCCGGCGCGGTGGTGGTGGACGACAAGGCCAAGCTCGACGGCCTGTCCGAGGGCGACGTCGCCTCGGCCGCGCAGGACGCGGCGGCGCGCAAGCTCGACGGCAAGTACCTGCTCGCGTTGCAGAACACCACCCAGCAGCCGGTGCTGGCCTCGCTGAAGGACCGCGACCTGCGCACCCAGGTGATGGCGGCCTCGCAGTCGCGCGCCGAGAAGGGCGACGCCAACGACACCCGCCAGACCATCCAGCGCCTGGCCCAGCTGCGCGCGCAGAAGGCCAAGCTGCTCGGCTTCGACAGCTATGCCGCTTACAGCCTGGGCGACCAGATGGCCAAGACCCCGGACGCGGCGCTGAAGCTGCTCACCGACACCGTGCCGGCCGCCACCGCCAAGGCGCGCGCCGAGGCGGCCGAGATGCAGAAGGTGATCGATGCCCAGAAGGGCGGCTTCAAGCTCGCTTCGTCGGATTGGGACTTCTACGCCGAGCAGGTGCGCAAGGCCAAGTACGACCTGGACGAGTCGCAGATCAAGCCGTACTTCGAACTGGACAACGTGCTCAAGAACGGCGTGTTCTACGCCGCCACCGAGCTGTACGGCATCACCTTCAAGGAACGCACCGACATTCCGACCTACAACCCGGACATGAAGGTGTACGAGGTGTTCGACCAGGACGGCACCTCGATGGCGCTGTTCTACACCGACTACTACAAGCGCGACAGCAAGTCGGGCGGCGCGTGGATGGACGTGTTCGTCGAACAGGACGGCCTGACCGGCGCCAAACCGGTGGTCTACAACGTCTGCAACTTCACCAAACCCGCGCCCGGCCAGCCGGCGCTGCTCAGCTTCGACGACGTTACCACCATGTTCCACGAGTTCGGCCATGCGCTGCACGGCATGTTCTCCAAGGTGAAGTACCCCTCGATCGCCGGCACCGCCACCTCGCGCGACTTCGTCGAGTTCCCGTCGCAGTTCAACGAGCACTGGGCCTCGGATCCCAAGGTGTTCGCGCACTACGCCAAGCATTACCAGACCGGCGCGCCGATGCCGGCCGAGCTGGTGGAGAAGATCAAGAAGGCGCGCACCTTCAACCAGGGCTATGCGACCACCGAGTACCTGTCGGCGGCGCTGCTCGACCTGGCCTGGCACACCCTGCCGGCCGATGCGCCGCTGCAAGACGTGGACAAGTTCGAGGCCGACGCGCTGAAGAAGTTCAAGGTGGACGTGGCCGAAGTGCCGCCGCGCTACCGCACCACCTACTTCGACCACATCTGGGGCGGCGGCTACTCGGCCGGCTACTACGCCTACTTCTGGGCGGAAGTGCTCGACGACGACGCCTTCGAATGGTTCAAGGAGAACGGCGGCCTGTCGCGCAAGAACGGCGACACCTTCCGCGCCAAGATCCTCTCGCGCGGCAACACCGTCGACCTGGCCACCCTGTACCGCGATTTCCGCGGCAAGGATCCCAGCGTCGAACCGCTGCTGGAAAATCGTGGGCTGAAGAACTGA
- a CDS encoding XVIPCD domain-containing protein, which produces MADQRDIDRLLNGLEKQPGLPPGAVSDVREAIATSPYLTSVMTQAIDLGTLRRLEVSNEPNESGHYDAKTGTVSINTAIFEPTYRQRRLDMIAGTVGHETGHALMAPSAERALHAFAFKLDSALKEAAQYGDPVVEATPMSREYMASGRQNEALAELISMNAVVSRVTTTTGEVNRSELLRRLEPTTACVKDGELAPGIHLDPRGLQRVENGISSPAIEAVAICHFDKSDRSLGAQGTSNYSGYYAAYTVSAGAQIWRERAASAAHTMPQLGYDLAELGVDKPQLEAAGLDLGGENKTFGFVDASHGRQEQVEVRQLGRPRQRPEIAPAVPSPASPVLADQSEHADHGTYRRIHEWVRGTGNWNDEESRNVTAALYKQQAEDPLVKRVDRITGALGKDGTESVLAMYAPFGDKLPFFHARVDGREAAQQPAEQSLVQAEQIKVEQVRQQQVEMRQQQTAQQVGPSRPL; this is translated from the coding sequence ATGGCTGACCAGCGCGATATCGACAGGCTACTGAATGGTCTGGAAAAGCAGCCGGGACTTCCGCCAGGAGCGGTTAGCGACGTCCGGGAGGCGATTGCTACTTCTCCCTACCTCACTTCGGTCATGACCCAGGCCATCGACTTGGGGACGTTGCGCCGACTGGAAGTGTCCAACGAACCTAACGAAAGCGGGCATTACGACGCCAAAACAGGCACTGTCAGCATTAATACAGCGATTTTCGAGCCGACATATCGCCAGCGCCGGTTGGACATGATCGCGGGGACGGTGGGGCATGAAACCGGGCACGCCTTGATGGCGCCCTCGGCCGAACGCGCGTTGCACGCATTCGCCTTCAAGCTCGACTCTGCGCTCAAAGAGGCAGCGCAATACGGGGATCCGGTCGTCGAGGCAACGCCTATGTCGAGGGAATACATGGCGTCTGGAAGGCAGAACGAGGCCTTGGCCGAGTTAATAAGCATGAATGCCGTGGTCAGCCGCGTCACCACGACAACCGGAGAGGTCAACCGGAGTGAGCTGCTACGCCGCTTGGAGCCTACAACGGCATGTGTAAAGGATGGCGAGCTTGCGCCGGGCATACACCTGGATCCCCGTGGTCTGCAGCGGGTCGAGAACGGGATCAGCAGTCCCGCCATCGAAGCGGTCGCCATCTGCCATTTCGATAAAAGCGACAGAAGCCTTGGAGCGCAGGGTACGTCCAATTATTCGGGCTACTACGCAGCCTATACGGTCAGTGCCGGCGCACAGATATGGCGCGAGCGCGCTGCTTCCGCGGCCCACACCATGCCACAGCTGGGTTACGACTTGGCGGAACTCGGCGTTGACAAGCCGCAACTGGAGGCGGCCGGGCTCGACCTGGGGGGCGAGAACAAGACGTTCGGTTTCGTGGATGCATCCCACGGTCGCCAGGAACAAGTCGAAGTGCGTCAACTCGGGCGGCCCCGCCAAAGACCGGAGATAGCGCCCGCGGTTCCTTCGCCGGCTTCACCTGTTTTGGCGGACCAGTCCGAACATGCTGACCACGGCACCTATCGGCGGATTCATGAGTGGGTGCGGGGGACAGGGAACTGGAACGACGAAGAGAGCCGCAACGTGACCGCTGCACTTTATAAGCAGCAGGCTGAGGATCCTTTGGTAAAACGGGTAGACCGGATCACCGGCGCGCTGGGCAAGGACGGGACTGAGAGCGTGTTGGCGATGTATGCGCCGTTTGGCGACAAGTTGCCATTCTTCCATGCCCGTGTGGATGGACGGGAAGCGGCGCAACAGCCGGCCGAGCAGAGTCTTGTCCAGGCCGAGCAGATCAAGGTGGAGCAGGTCCGCCAGCAGCAGGTGGAGATGAGGCAACAGCAGACTGCGCAGCAGGTGGGCCCAAGCCGGCCTCTGTGA
- the lepB gene encoding signal peptidase I, producing MTSIAPQDSRLQRAVRWTRKELLPIAVMLLLLTAARSSFANHYVVPSGSMQPTLQPGDRVAVDMSAYGLRVPFTDWRVLERGHPQRGDVAVFDSPRDGTRLIKRVVAVAGDRVDMRDGHLWINGQPLQIGHEGDKELFGDRIAQLDLDDGGGPDLYDVRVPPGKLLAVGDHRGDSLDGRFFGFVDADSVYGKALAVYYRRGEGLEWTRL from the coding sequence ATGACCTCGATCGCTCCGCAAGACTCCCGCCTGCAACGCGCCGTGCGCTGGACGCGCAAGGAACTGCTGCCGATCGCGGTGATGCTGTTGCTGCTCACCGCCGCACGGTCCTCGTTCGCCAATCACTACGTGGTCCCGAGCGGCTCGATGCAGCCGACCCTGCAGCCTGGCGACCGCGTTGCGGTCGACATGAGCGCCTACGGCCTGCGCGTGCCGTTCACCGATTGGCGCGTGCTCGAGCGCGGCCACCCGCAGCGCGGCGATGTGGCGGTGTTCGACTCGCCACGCGACGGCACCCGCCTGATCAAGCGCGTGGTGGCGGTGGCCGGCGACCGCGTGGACATGCGCGATGGCCACCTGTGGATCAACGGCCAGCCGTTGCAGATCGGCCACGAGGGCGACAAGGAGCTGTTCGGCGACCGCATCGCGCAGCTGGACCTGGACGACGGCGGCGGCCCGGATCTGTACGACGTGCGCGTGCCGCCCGGCAAGCTGCTGGCGGTCGGCGACCATCGCGGCGATAGCCTGGACGGCCGCTTTTTCGGCTTCGTCGATGCCGACAGCGTCTACGGCAAGGCGCTGGCGGTGTACTACCGCCGTGGCGAAGGCCTGGAGTGGACGCGGTTGTGA
- a CDS encoding SDR family oxidoreductase yields MSRWTLAELPPQRAKLAIVTGASPGGLGYETALALAGAGASVVLAARNPAKGETARQAVLAAHPAADVRVEALDLAQLASVAAFAQRIAARSPRLDLLINNAGVMAPPQRQTTADGLELQFGSNYLGHFALTARLLPLLRAAPGARVVNLSSLAHHTGRINFDDLQSERPYRPWQAYAQSKLAMLMFALELQRRSDAQGWGIRAPAAHPGIAQTALIANGPDGAGRRSAAGVATRLLAPWISHSAAAGALPTLYAATAPQAEGGGYYGPDGLFELKGDPAPARIGRRARDPQVAARLWEVSCTLAGVAF; encoded by the coding sequence ATGAGCCGCTGGACCCTGGCCGAGCTGCCGCCGCAGCGCGCGAAGCTGGCGATCGTCACCGGCGCCAGCCCGGGCGGGCTGGGCTACGAAACCGCGCTGGCGCTGGCCGGCGCGGGCGCCAGCGTGGTGCTGGCCGCACGCAACCCGGCCAAGGGCGAGACCGCGCGGCAGGCGGTGCTGGCCGCGCATCCGGCGGCCGACGTGCGCGTGGAAGCCCTGGACCTGGCGCAGTTGGCCTCGGTGGCCGCCTTCGCGCAGCGGATCGCGGCGCGCTCCCCGCGGCTGGACCTGCTGATCAACAACGCCGGGGTGATGGCGCCGCCGCAACGGCAGACCACCGCCGACGGCCTGGAGCTGCAGTTCGGCAGCAACTACCTCGGCCACTTCGCATTGACCGCGCGGCTGCTGCCGCTGCTGCGCGCCGCGCCGGGCGCGCGGGTGGTGAACCTGTCGAGCCTGGCGCACCACACCGGCCGCATCAACTTCGACGACCTGCAGAGCGAGCGCCCGTATCGGCCCTGGCAGGCCTACGCCCAGTCCAAGCTGGCGATGCTGATGTTCGCGCTGGAACTGCAGCGGCGCAGCGACGCACAGGGCTGGGGCATCCGCGCGCCCGCCGCGCATCCCGGCATCGCGCAGACCGCGCTGATCGCCAACGGCCCGGACGGCGCCGGGCGCCGCAGCGCGGCCGGCGTGGCGACCCGGCTACTGGCCCCGTGGATCAGCCATTCCGCCGCCGCCGGGGCATTGCCCACGCTCTACGCCGCGACCGCGCCGCAGGCCGAGGGCGGCGGGTACTACGGGCCGGACGGCCTGTTCGAGCTGAAAGGCGACCCGGCGCCGGCCAGGATCGGCCGGCGGGCGCGCGATCCGCAGGTGGCCGCGCGGCTGTGGGAGGTGTCGTGCACGCTCGCCGGGGTCGCGTTCTGA
- a CDS encoding MBL fold metallo-hydrolase, with the protein MLASACQPCRPPSYADSPQYHRGRFRNAVSTATASLGFFPTLRLMWQFLFDKPANTVPSAPLPVLPLTRAQLLSAPEQSLFRLGHSTVLMKLRGGFWLTDPVFSERASPFAFAGPRRFHAPPIALDALPPIAGVILSHNHYDHLDRATIVRLADRVGVFVTPLGVGDLLLRWGVDPAKVRQLDWWQSTTVDGVTLTATPSQHFSGRGLFDSGRSLWCSWAIQERALKIFFSGDSGYFDGFKAIGRRLGPFDLTLMETGAYDVQWPHVHMQPEQSLQAHLDVRGRTLLPIHNGTFDLALHTWHEPFERIVALAATAGVPLATPRMGERVDMAQPANDERWWRAPAQDVAP; encoded by the coding sequence GTGCTCGCTTCCGCCTGCCAACCGTGCCGCCCGCCGTCCTACGCCGACTCGCCGCAATACCACCGAGGCCGCTTCCGCAATGCGGTCTCCACCGCGACCGCGTCATTGGGCTTCTTCCCGACGCTGCGCCTGATGTGGCAATTCCTGTTCGACAAGCCGGCAAATACGGTGCCGTCGGCGCCGCTGCCGGTGCTGCCGCTGACCCGCGCGCAGTTGCTGTCCGCACCGGAGCAGAGCCTGTTCCGGCTCGGCCACTCCACGGTGCTGATGAAGCTGCGCGGCGGCTTCTGGCTGACCGACCCGGTCTTCTCCGAGCGCGCCTCGCCGTTCGCCTTTGCCGGCCCGAGGCGCTTCCACGCGCCGCCGATCGCGCTGGACGCGCTGCCGCCGATCGCCGGGGTGATCCTCTCGCACAACCACTACGACCACCTGGACCGCGCCACCATCGTGCGCCTGGCCGATCGCGTCGGCGTGTTCGTGACGCCGCTGGGCGTGGGCGACCTGCTGCTGCGCTGGGGCGTGGACCCGGCCAAGGTGCGGCAACTGGACTGGTGGCAATCGACCACGGTGGACGGGGTGACGCTGACCGCGACACCGTCGCAGCACTTTTCCGGACGCGGATTGTTCGACAGCGGCCGCTCGCTGTGGTGCTCGTGGGCGATCCAGGAGCGCGCGCTGAAGATCTTCTTCAGCGGCGACAGCGGCTACTTCGACGGCTTCAAGGCGATCGGCCGGCGCCTGGGGCCGTTCGACCTGACCCTGATGGAAACCGGCGCCTACGACGTGCAATGGCCGCACGTGCACATGCAGCCGGAGCAGAGCCTGCAGGCGCACCTGGACGTGCGCGGGCGCACGCTGCTGCCGATCCACAACGGCACCTTCGATCTCGCTTTGCACACCTGGCACGAACCGTTCGAGCGCATCGTCGCGCTGGCCGCGACCGCCGGCGTGCCGCTGGCGACGCCGCGCATGGGCGAGCGGGTGGACATGGCGCAGCCGGCGAACGACGAGCGCTGGTGGCGCGCACCGGCGCAGGACGTGGCGCCATGA
- a CDS encoding TetR/AcrR family transcriptional regulator — protein MPSSSAPAPRPARLTERKRQAILEAAIAEFRSQGFDATSMDRIAASAGVSKRTVYNHFPSKDALFAEILQRLWQRSADMLSVPYRPDRPLRDQLLQLLQQKLRLLDDPDFIDLSRVAIARGVHSPERARELIAQLGSKEEGATLWIRAALDDGRLQPLDPAFAAQQLEALVKGFAFWPQIAMGQLPLSAAQQAQVAESAVEMFLQRYARG, from the coding sequence ATGCCCAGTTCATCCGCCCCCGCGCCGCGCCCGGCGCGCCTGACCGAGCGCAAGCGCCAGGCCATCCTGGAGGCGGCGATCGCCGAGTTCCGCAGCCAGGGCTTCGACGCCACCAGCATGGACCGCATCGCCGCCAGCGCCGGCGTGTCCAAGCGCACCGTCTACAACCACTTCCCGAGCAAGGACGCCTTGTTCGCCGAGATCCTGCAGCGGCTGTGGCAGCGCAGCGCGGACATGCTCAGCGTGCCGTATCGGCCGGATCGACCGCTGCGCGACCAGTTGCTGCAGTTGCTGCAGCAGAAACTGCGGCTGCTCGACGACCCCGACTTCATCGACCTCTCGCGCGTGGCGATCGCGCGCGGCGTGCACTCGCCCGAGCGCGCCCGCGAACTGATCGCGCAACTGGGCAGCAAGGAAGAGGGCGCCACGCTGTGGATCCGCGCGGCGCTGGACGATGGCCGCCTGCAGCCGCTGGACCCGGCGTTCGCGGCGCAGCAGCTGGAGGCGCTGGTCAAGGGCTTCGCGTTCTGGCCGCAGATCGCGATGGGCCAGCTGCCGCTGAGCGCCGCGCAGCAGGCGCAGGTGGCGGAGTCGGCGGTGGAGATGTTCCTGCAGCGCTACGCGCGCGGCTGA
- a CDS encoding VOC family protein has protein sequence MSRAEQQHRIDYLEFAVASIAAAKAFYGQAFDWSFQDYGPDYCEFRDGRLSGGFFHGTAQPGGALVVLYSNDLADTQARIEAAGGRIVRPLFAFPGGRRFHFADPDGYELAVWSEV, from the coding sequence ATGTCCCGCGCCGAGCAACAGCACCGCATCGACTATCTGGAATTCGCCGTCGCCTCGATCGCCGCGGCCAAGGCCTTCTACGGCCAGGCCTTCGACTGGAGCTTCCAGGACTACGGACCGGACTACTGCGAGTTCCGCGACGGCCGCCTCAGCGGCGGCTTCTTCCACGGCACCGCGCAGCCCGGCGGCGCGCTGGTGGTGCTGTACTCCAACGACCTGGCCGACACCCAGGCGCGCATCGAGGCGGCCGGCGGCCGCATCGTGCGGCCGCTGTTCGCCTTCCCCGGCGGGCGCCGTTTCCATTTCGCCGATCCCGACGGCTACGAACTGGCGGTGTGGTCGGAAGTCTGA
- a CDS encoding PaaI family thioesterase: MDIQALARRIFDAQAFSRLLGARLGAISEGQVEIVIDMRDELRQQHGFAHGGVLSYLADNALTFAGGLALEGDALTAEFKINYLRPARGTRLIARAQTLGQGKRQAVCRCDIVSVEEDSERLCAVAQGTIVAAP, encoded by the coding sequence ATGGACATCCAGGCACTGGCGCGTCGGATCTTCGATGCACAAGCCTTCAGTCGCCTGCTTGGCGCGCGGCTGGGCGCGATCAGCGAGGGACAGGTCGAGATCGTGATCGACATGCGCGACGAACTGCGCCAGCAGCACGGCTTCGCGCATGGCGGCGTGCTGAGCTACCTCGCCGACAATGCGCTGACGTTCGCCGGCGGGCTGGCGCTGGAAGGCGATGCGCTGACCGCCGAGTTCAAGATCAACTACCTGCGTCCGGCACGCGGCACCCGGCTCATCGCCCGCGCGCAGACGCTCGGGCAGGGCAAGCGCCAGGCGGTGTGCCGCTGCGATATCGTCTCGGTCGAGGAAGACAGCGAACGTCTGTGCGCAGTGGCGCAGGGCACCATCGTCGCCGCACCCTGA
- a CDS encoding TfoX/Sxy family protein — protein sequence MLRDALGARPDLTEKPMFGGWVWLLHGHLLCGAREDGVLVRLGKGNDAWALALPGIEPMRSRSRAMAGRIRVAPETFADDALAARLLREAIAFVQTLLPK from the coding sequence ATGCTGCGCGACGCGCTTGGCGCGCGGCCGGATCTGACCGAGAAGCCGATGTTCGGTGGCTGGGTCTGGCTGCTGCACGGCCATCTGCTGTGCGGCGCGCGCGAGGATGGCGTGCTGGTGCGGCTCGGCAAAGGCAACGACGCGTGGGCGTTGGCACTGCCCGGGATCGAGCCGATGCGCTCGCGCAGCCGGGCGATGGCCGGCCGGATTCGCGTGGCTCCGGAAACCTTCGCCGATGACGCGCTCGCCGCGCGCCTGCTGCGCGAGGCCATCGCGTTCGTCCAGACGCTGCTGCCGAAATGA
- a CDS encoding helix-turn-helix domain-containing protein: MSLPSRYAELDAPPALRDRLRCSWRFRQGDADPSPTQVLPDGCVDLIWDGRALFVAGPDRRASDATLAPGSVLTGVRLAAGAGTGLLGVPLHAIADQRIALEALWDGRGRDWQARLEDGAEPLAVLHALCASRPLATDAAMAWVFARLAGDDAPRLADLLRDLGISERALRRRCQDAFGYGAKTLQRILRLQRFLRLATDHPTLTAAALHAGYGDAPHLVRDSRQLTGLSPRELVRRHAR, from the coding sequence GTGTCCCTGCCCTCCCGCTACGCCGAACTCGACGCACCGCCGGCACTGCGCGACCGCCTGCGCTGCAGCTGGCGCTTCCGCCAGGGCGATGCCGATCCGTCGCCGACACAGGTGCTGCCCGACGGCTGCGTGGACCTGATCTGGGACGGGCGCGCGCTGTTCGTCGCCGGGCCCGACCGCCGCGCTAGCGACGCGACGCTGGCGCCGGGCAGCGTGTTGACAGGCGTGCGCCTGGCCGCTGGTGCGGGCACGGGCCTGCTGGGCGTGCCGCTGCACGCCATCGCCGACCAACGCATCGCGCTGGAGGCGCTGTGGGATGGCCGCGGCCGCGACTGGCAGGCGCGCCTGGAGGACGGCGCCGAGCCGCTGGCGGTGCTGCATGCGCTGTGCGCCAGCCGTCCGCTCGCCACCGACGCGGCGATGGCCTGGGTCTTCGCGCGACTGGCTGGCGACGATGCGCCACGCCTGGCCGACCTGCTGCGCGACCTGGGCATCAGCGAGCGCGCGCTGCGACGCCGCTGCCAGGACGCGTTCGGCTACGGCGCCAAGACCCTCCAGCGCATCCTGCGCCTGCAACGCTTCCTGCGCCTGGCCACCGACCATCCCACGCTGACCGCCGCCGCCCTGCACGCCGGCTACGGCGACGCCCCGCATCTGGTCCGCGACAGCCGCCAGCTGACCGGCCTCAGCCCGCGCGAGTTGGTGCGGCGGCACGCGCGCTGA
- a CDS encoding LysR family transcriptional regulator, with amino-acid sequence MPMRDAATPRFPYKSDRLKPLRAFCQTVRLGSVSRAAEALFVSQPAVTLQLQALERELGVVLLERSGRRLIPSREGQLLYEMAQPLVESLDRLEADFREKARGLDAGELNIAANSSTILYLLPKIVENFRARHPEVRLTLHNAISADGTDLLREDAVDLAVGSMLDVPADLSYAPVYRFEQLLIAPRDHPLASKSKLTLDDLSPYPLILPPKRQVTYRLVDLVFQQARVPYTVALEVGGWEVIKQYVAMGMGISIVSSICVTDADRAKLATRSLGDYFPTRSYGVVVRKGKYLSAQARAFIELIQPDLFTPRGYDESGPSER; translated from the coding sequence ATGCCTATGCGCGACGCCGCAACCCCTCGATTTCCTTACAAATCCGACCGGCTCAAGCCGCTGCGCGCGTTCTGCCAGACGGTGCGCCTGGGCTCGGTCTCACGGGCCGCCGAGGCGCTGTTCGTCAGCCAGCCGGCGGTGACCCTGCAGTTGCAGGCACTGGAGCGCGAACTGGGCGTGGTGCTGCTGGAGCGCAGCGGGCGGCGCCTGATCCCCAGCCGCGAAGGCCAGCTGCTGTACGAGATGGCGCAGCCGCTGGTGGAGAGCCTGGACCGGCTGGAGGCCGATTTCCGCGAGAAGGCGCGCGGACTGGACGCGGGCGAGCTGAACATCGCCGCCAACAGTTCCACCATCCTGTACCTGCTGCCGAAAATCGTGGAGAACTTCCGCGCCCGCCATCCCGAGGTGCGCCTGACCCTGCACAACGCGATCAGCGCCGACGGCACCGACCTGCTGCGCGAGGATGCGGTGGACCTGGCGGTGGGTTCGATGCTGGACGTGCCGGCCGACCTCAGCTACGCGCCGGTGTACCGCTTCGAGCAATTGCTGATCGCCCCGCGCGACCATCCGCTGGCGAGCAAGTCCAAGCTGACCCTGGACGACCTGTCGCCGTATCCGCTGATCCTGCCGCCCAAGCGCCAGGTGACCTACCGCCTGGTCGACCTGGTGTTCCAGCAGGCGCGCGTGCCGTACACGGTGGCGCTGGAAGTCGGCGGCTGGGAGGTCATCAAGCAGTACGTGGCGATGGGCATGGGCATCTCCATCGTCAGCTCGATCTGCGTCACCGACGCCGACCGCGCCAAGCTGGCCACGCGTTCGCTGGGCGACTACTTCCCCACCCGCAGCTACGGCGTGGTGGTGCGCAAGGGCAAGTACCTGTCGGCACAGGCGCGCGCCTTCATCGAACTGATCCAGCCGGACCTGTTCACCCCGCGCGGCTACGACGAGAGCGGGCCGTCGGAGCGCTGA